In one window of Zingiber officinale cultivar Zhangliang chromosome 11A, Zo_v1.1, whole genome shotgun sequence DNA:
- the LOC122030873 gene encoding zinc finger CCCH domain-containing protein 54-like isoform X2 → MVTGMEAGEARYCDLDFFELAKIIYAKVQKLEPENVFKIMGCIFLKEPSDLEMIQLAYGSEHLLLSTVDDANNMLTLLFPKKTLPKFQIGSYPPFGSRSNSSLNHISTSHWDTQLAQNEHNATSHSFDFSPFSDLVGDKYSLYGQAQTVEPLDGSASSHISNYYGPDSAFAGGMDSRFNRRSHSLSDLPIKACHYFNKGYCKHGTNCRYSHAQSFPDGFPHAHSTNMQECPIEDHPLTPRSLEKLEFEISELLRSKRGMPVSIASLPMLYSEKYGKNLQAQGYLTESQRHGKAGYNLTKLLSHLKKSIRVIERPHGQHSVILAEDASKYIDGRNERNDLSPTSSSSHQIYLTFPAESTFTEEDVSNYFQQYGQVHDVRIPCQEKRMFGFVSFVHPETVNMILMKRNPHYICNARVLVKPYREKTKIMDRSYTEKLKPMINYLSNYHEMDRDAHSESEGARLQYQLLIEENQMMEQERTHLSRLNLTREAVTQQHYLIPRVDELKTFEGSNHFLLNRFSHELDLLNNGATVDSKTKYTVTTLNSPIAHLQLHL, encoded by the exons ATGGTGACTGGCATGGAGGCAggag AAGCCAGGTACTGTGACCTGGATTTCTTTGAGTTGGCGAAGATCATCTATGCCAAAGTTCAAAAACTGGAACCAGAGAACGTGTTTAAGATCATGGGATGCATATTTTTGAAAGAACCAAGTGACCTAGAAATGATCCAATTGGCATATGGTTCTGAACACTTGTTGCTTTCAACAGTAGATGATGCAAATAACATGCTTACCTTGCTTTTCCCCAAGAAAACCCTGCCTAAATTCCAAATTGGTTCTTACCCTCCTTTTGGATCACGGTCCAACTCCTCTCTCAACCACATCTCAACATCTCATTGGGATACTCAACTTGCTCAGAATGAACACAATGCCACATCCCACAGCTTTGATTTCTCCCCATTTTCTGATTTGGTTGGAGACAAGTACTCCCTCTACGGTCAAGCTCAAACAGTGGAGCCGCTGGATGGTTCTGCTTCAAGTCACATTAGCAACTACTACGGCCCGGATTCTGCATTCGCTGGTGGAATGGATTCTAGGTTCAACAGGAGATCACACAGCTTATCTGATTTGCCTATTAAGGCTTGCCACTATTTCAACAAGGGCTACTGCAAGCATGGAACAAACTGTAGGTACTCACATGCCCAGTCCTTCCCAGATGGGTTTCCTCATGCACATAGCACCAATATGCAAGAATGCCCCATTGAGGATCACCCACTCACACCAAGATCTCTAGAGAAGCTGGAATTTGAGATTTCAGAGCTTTTGAGGTCCAAGAGGGGAATGCCTGTTTCAATTGCCTCATTGCCCATGTTATACTCTGAGAAATATGGGAAGAACCTCCAGGCTCAGGGGTACCTCACTGAGAGCCAGCGTCATGGCAAGGCTGGTTACAACTTGACCAAGCTTCTGTCCCACTTGAAGAAGAGCATTAGAGTCATTGAGAG GCCGCATGGACAACACTCAGTAATTCTAGCAGAAGATGCTTCAAAATATATAGATGGCAGGAATGAGAGAAATGACCTATCTCCAACATCGTCTAGTTCTCATCAGATTTATCTTACTTTCCCGGCCGAAAGCACATTCACTGAAGAAGATGTTTCCAACTATTTCCA GCAATATGGCCAAGTTCATGATGTTAGGATTCCTTGTCAAGAAAAGCGCATGTTTGGGTTTGTTAGCTTTGTCCATCCAGAGACTGTCAACATGATTCTGATGAAGAGGAATCCCCATTACATATGTAATGCCAGAGTTTTGGTGAAACCATACAGGGAAAAGACAAAAATCATGGACAG ATCTTACACAGAAAAATTGAAGCCTATGATTAATTATCTTTCCAATTATCATGAAATGGATCGTGATGCTCATTCAG AATCTGAGGGTGCAAGACTACAGTATCAGCTGCTGATTGAGGAAAATCAGATGATGGAGCAAGAGAGAACACATCTCTCTAGATTGAACTTGACTCGTGAGGCGGTAACTCAGCAACATTATTTGATTCCTAGAGTTGATGAATTGAAAACTTTTGAAG GTTCCAATCACTTCTTACTAAATCGTTTCAGCCatgaacttgatcttctgaaCAATGGTGCCACAGTTGATAGCAAAACTAAATATACAG
- the LOC122030873 gene encoding zinc finger CCCH domain-containing protein 18-like isoform X1, giving the protein MVTGMEAGEARYCDLDFFELAKIIYAKVQKLEPENVFKIMGCIFLKEPSDLEMIQLAYGSEHLLLSTVDDANNMLTLLFPKKTLPKFQIGSYPPFGSRSNSSLNHISTSHWDTQLAQNEHNATSHSFDFSPFSDLVGDKYSLYGQAQTVEPLDGSASSHISNYYGPDSAFAGGMDSRFNRRSHSLSDLPIKACHYFNKGYCKHGTNCRYSHAQSFPDGFPHAHSTNMQECPIEDHPLTPRSLEKLEFEISELLRSKRGMPVSIASLPMLYSEKYGKNLQAQGYLTESQRHGKAGYNLTKLLSHLKKSIRVIERPHGQHSVILAEDASKYIDGRNERNDLSPTSSSSHQIYLTFPAESTFTEEDVSNYFQQYGQVHDVRIPCQEKRMFGFVSFVHPETVNMILMKRNPHYICNARVLVKPYREKTKIMDRSYTEKLKPMINYLSNYHEMDRDAHSESEGARLQYQLLIEENQMMEQERTHLSRLNLTREAVTQQHYLIPRVDELKTFEGSNHFLLNRFSHELDLLNNGATVDSKTKYTGEQESDNIELPDSPFATPSIASRTSPIV; this is encoded by the exons ATGGTGACTGGCATGGAGGCAggag AAGCCAGGTACTGTGACCTGGATTTCTTTGAGTTGGCGAAGATCATCTATGCCAAAGTTCAAAAACTGGAACCAGAGAACGTGTTTAAGATCATGGGATGCATATTTTTGAAAGAACCAAGTGACCTAGAAATGATCCAATTGGCATATGGTTCTGAACACTTGTTGCTTTCAACAGTAGATGATGCAAATAACATGCTTACCTTGCTTTTCCCCAAGAAAACCCTGCCTAAATTCCAAATTGGTTCTTACCCTCCTTTTGGATCACGGTCCAACTCCTCTCTCAACCACATCTCAACATCTCATTGGGATACTCAACTTGCTCAGAATGAACACAATGCCACATCCCACAGCTTTGATTTCTCCCCATTTTCTGATTTGGTTGGAGACAAGTACTCCCTCTACGGTCAAGCTCAAACAGTGGAGCCGCTGGATGGTTCTGCTTCAAGTCACATTAGCAACTACTACGGCCCGGATTCTGCATTCGCTGGTGGAATGGATTCTAGGTTCAACAGGAGATCACACAGCTTATCTGATTTGCCTATTAAGGCTTGCCACTATTTCAACAAGGGCTACTGCAAGCATGGAACAAACTGTAGGTACTCACATGCCCAGTCCTTCCCAGATGGGTTTCCTCATGCACATAGCACCAATATGCAAGAATGCCCCATTGAGGATCACCCACTCACACCAAGATCTCTAGAGAAGCTGGAATTTGAGATTTCAGAGCTTTTGAGGTCCAAGAGGGGAATGCCTGTTTCAATTGCCTCATTGCCCATGTTATACTCTGAGAAATATGGGAAGAACCTCCAGGCTCAGGGGTACCTCACTGAGAGCCAGCGTCATGGCAAGGCTGGTTACAACTTGACCAAGCTTCTGTCCCACTTGAAGAAGAGCATTAGAGTCATTGAGAG GCCGCATGGACAACACTCAGTAATTCTAGCAGAAGATGCTTCAAAATATATAGATGGCAGGAATGAGAGAAATGACCTATCTCCAACATCGTCTAGTTCTCATCAGATTTATCTTACTTTCCCGGCCGAAAGCACATTCACTGAAGAAGATGTTTCCAACTATTTCCA GCAATATGGCCAAGTTCATGATGTTAGGATTCCTTGTCAAGAAAAGCGCATGTTTGGGTTTGTTAGCTTTGTCCATCCAGAGACTGTCAACATGATTCTGATGAAGAGGAATCCCCATTACATATGTAATGCCAGAGTTTTGGTGAAACCATACAGGGAAAAGACAAAAATCATGGACAG ATCTTACACAGAAAAATTGAAGCCTATGATTAATTATCTTTCCAATTATCATGAAATGGATCGTGATGCTCATTCAG AATCTGAGGGTGCAAGACTACAGTATCAGCTGCTGATTGAGGAAAATCAGATGATGGAGCAAGAGAGAACACATCTCTCTAGATTGAACTTGACTCGTGAGGCGGTAACTCAGCAACATTATTTGATTCCTAGAGTTGATGAATTGAAAACTTTTGAAG GTTCCAATCACTTCTTACTAAATCGTTTCAGCCatgaacttgatcttctgaaCAATGGTGCCACAGTTGATAGCAAAACTAAATATACAGGTGAACAAGAAAG